Proteins from one Mastacembelus armatus chromosome 16, fMasArm1.2, whole genome shotgun sequence genomic window:
- the chd4b gene encoding chromodomain-helicase-DNA-binding protein 4 isoform X4: MSGSEDEREDFGAPDEHSLLHDEDEPEDAVSDVEEVPKSKKKKKAKKSSRESRSSKRQRPIREELPVSSPEHLIGVEEAERDADEGGVRSESEGSDYAPGRKKKKRSSSAKDKKKGGAAAEKGGSSSSKSKRKEPEPEDDEDDDDDCQPKSSSQLLEAWGMKDIDHVFSQEDYSSLTNYKAFSQFVRPLIAAKNPKIAVSKMMTLMMAKWREFSTNNPLKGCASANAALAAANVAAAVENMVVAGTDGGTETGAATSFTPASTPAAAPTSAAPPAAPAPPLRKAKTKEGKGPNARKKSKPAPKPPPKPKPKKVAPLKIKLGGLNNKRKRSSSDEDEPDVDSDFDDGSFSVSDGSSRSSRKKKSKSSKKKKKVETEDGDGYETDHQDYCEVCQQGGEIILCDTCPRAYHMVCLDPDMEKAPEGKWSCPHCEKEGIQWEARDDLSEAEGEDDEDRRDEGVEEEDDHHIEYCRVCKDGGELLCCDTCPSSYHIHCLNPPLPEIPNGEWICPRCKCPPMKGKVQKVLTWRWGDPPAPMPVPRPADLPADAPDPPPLVGRREREFFVKWCNMSYWHCSWVQELQLELNCQVMFRNYQRKTDMDEPPPVDFGGEGDDNKSTKRKNKDPLFVRMEEEICRFGVKMEWLMIHRILNHSVDKKNNVHYLIKWRDLPYDQSTWESEDMDIPEYDTYKQTYWNHRELMMGEEGRPGKKLKKPVKVKKAERPPANPVVDPTIKFDRQPDYLDSTGGTLHPYQLEGLNWLRFSWAQATDTILADEMGLGKTVQTAVFLYSLYKEGHSKGPFLVSAPLSTIINWEREFEMWAPDMYVVTYVGDKDSRAVIRENEFSFEGNAIRGGKKASKMKKDSPVKFHVLLTSYELITIDQAVLGSIEWACLVVDEAHRLKNNQSKFFRVLNNYPLQHKLLLTGTPLQNNLEELFHLLNFLTPERFNNLEGFLEEFADIAKEDQIKKLHDMLGPHMLRRLKADVFKHMPSKTELIVRVELSPMQKKYYKFILTRNFEALNTRGGGNQVSLLNVVMDLKKCCNHPYLFPAAATEAPKLPNGMYEGTALTKASGKLMLLHKMMKRLKEGGHRVLIFSQMTKMLDLLEDFLENEGYKYERIDGGVTGNLRQEAIDRFNAPGAPQFAFLLSTRAGGLGINLASADTVIIYDSDWNPHNDIQAFSRAHRIGQNRKVMIYRFVTKASVEERITQVAKKKMMLTHLVVRPGLGSKTGSMSKQELDDILKFGTEELFKDEVGDGDNKEDDSSVIHYDDHAIDRLLDRNQDATEDTELQSMNEYLSSFKVAQYVVKDEDDEEEVEREVIKQEESVDPDYWEKLLRHHYEQQQEDLARNLGKGKRTRKPVNYIDGSQEDRDWQEDQSDNQSDYSVASEEGDEDFDERTEANARRPNRKGLRNDRDKPLPPLLARVGGNIEVLGFNARQRKAFLNAVMRYGMPPQDAFTNQWLVRDLRGKSEKEFKAYVSLFMRHLCEPGADGAETFADGVPREGLSRQHVLTRIGVMSLIRKKVQEFEHVNGQWSMPWMAELEENKRAAALAAGEDPKTPSTGTPADTQPNTPIPEDLSKSEDKEDMKKEREEGKGGKRAEDPEIIEIPDESEKSPVAEKKEGEVDSSAGKEEKEKEAGDGNEGKEKEAEDMSKEKEEKDKNSDMEKDTFDGVKGEGVEGKTESDEVKSKAEDSKDEKRGTSSPTEEKKDQKEEKDGIKTDESGKLQNGENAKDGGTPASVVNISEEKRKATKQRFMFNIADGGFTELHSLWQNEERAATVTKKTFEIWHRRHDYWLLAGIIQHGYARWQDVQNDVRFAILNEPFKGEMSRGNFLEIKNKFLARRFKLLEQALVIEEQLRRAAYLNMTEDPAHPSMALNTRFSEVECLAESHQHLSKESMSGNKPANAVLHKVLKQLEELLSDMKADVTRLPATIARIPPVAVRLQMSERNILSRLASRGPDVTAQNQSQTSQQMQVPR, from the exons ATGTCGGGCAGCGAGGATGAGAGGGAAGACTTTGGAGCCCCGGACGAGCACTCACTTCTTCACG ATGAGGACGAGCCGGAGGATGCTGTGTCTGACGTAGAGGAGGTACCCAAGtctaagaagaagaagaaagccaAGAAGAGCAGCCGTGAGAGCAGGAGCAGCAAGAGACAGAGACCCATCAGAGAG GAGTTGCCAGTCAGCTCCCCAGAGCACCTGATTGGTGTagaagaagcagagagggaTGCAGATGAGGGAGGTGTGCGGTCAGAGAGTGAGGGAAGTGATTATGCCCCcgggaggaaaaagaagaaacgCTCCAGCTCTGccaaagacaagaagaaaggaggtgcagcagcagagaaaggaGGCTCATCTAGCTCAAAGAGCAAACGCAAAGAGCCAGAACcagaagatgatgaggatgatgacgatgatTGCCAG CCTAAAAGCTCCTCCCAGCTGCTGGAGGCCTGGGGTATGAAAGACATTGACCATGTCTTTAGTCAGGAAGATTACAGCTCTCTCACCAACTATAAGGCCTTCAGCCAGTTTGTCAG GCCTTTAATTGCAGCTAAGAACCCTAAAATTGCTGTGTCTAAGATGATGACTTTGATGATGGCTAAGTGGAGAGAGTTCAGCACAAACAACCCCTTAAAG GGCTGTGCCTCTGCCAATGCAGCTCTGGCAGCTGCTAATGTGGCGGCAGCTGTGGAGAACATGGTGGTGGCAGGGACAGATGGAGGGACAGAGACTGGCGCTGCCACTTCATTCACACCTGCTTCGACTCCTGCCGCTGCTCCGACATCTGCTGCACCACCAGCAGCCCCAGCACCTCCACTCCGCAAGGCCAAGACCAAAGAGGGAAAAG GTCCCAATGCTCGCAAGAAGTCGAAGCCTGCACCTAAGCCCCCACCAAAGCCCAAGCCCAAGAAGGTGGCTCCACTCAAGATAAAACTTGGGGGCCTCAATAACAAGAGGAAACGCTCATCT AGTGATGAAGATGAACCAGATGTTGACAGTGATTTTGACGATGGCAGTTTCTCAGTGTCAGACGGTTCCAGTCGCAGCAGTCGAAAGAAGAAGTCCAAGAGctcaaagaaaaagaagaaag TGGAGACAGAGGACGGGGATGGCTACGAGACAGACCACCAGGACTACTGTGAAGTGTGCCAGCAGGGAGGAGAGATCATTTTGTGTGACACCTGCCCCAGAGCTTATCACATGGTCTGTCTGGACCCTGACATGGAGAAAGCACCAGAGGGCAAGTGGAGCTGCCCACACTGT GAAAAGGAGGGGATCCAGTGGGAGGCCAGGGATGATCTCTCTGAGGCTGAAGGAGAGGACGATGAAGACAGGAGGGATGAAGGCGTGGAAGAGGAAGACGATCACCACATTGAGTACTGCCGGGTGTGCAAGGATGGAGGGGAGCTGCTTTGCTGTGACACCTGCCCCTCCTCCTACCACATTCACTGCCTCAACCCTCCTCTCCCTGAAATTCCCAATGGAGAATGGATCTGCCCCCGCTGCAAG TGTCCACCAATGAAGGGAAAAGTCCAGAAGGTTTTGACATGGCGCTGGGGGGACCCACCAGCCCCCATGCCTGTCCCCCGGCCTGCTGACCTACCTGCTGATGCTCCTGATCCCCCACCTCTGGTGGGACGTAGGGAGAGAGAGTTCTTTGTCAAATGGTGCAATATGTCCTACTGGCACTGCTCCTGGGTGCAGGAACTACAG TTGGAACTGAACTGCCAGGTGATGTTCCGTAATTACCAGAGGAAGACTGACATGGACGAACCCCCACCTGTAGATTTCGGAGGGGAAGGTGACGATAACAAGAGCACGAAGAGGAAGAACAAAGATCCCCTCTTTGTCCGCATGGAAGAGGAGATTTGTCGCTTTGGAGTTAAGATGGAGTGGCTGATGATACATCGCATCCTCAACCACAG tgTTGATAAGAAGAACAATGTACATTACTTGATCAAATGGAGAGATCTGCCCTATGACCAGTCAACCTGGGAGAGTGAAGACATGGACATCCCCGAGTATGACACCTACAAACAGACATACTGGAATCATAG AGAGCTGATGATGGGTGAGGAGGGCAGACCTGGAAAGAAGCTGAAGAAACCAGTTAAAGTCAAGAAGGCAGAGCGGCCTCCTGCTAATCCAGTTGTAGAT ccCACCATCAAGTTTGATCGACAGCCTGACTACCTTGACAGCACAGGGGGCACTCTGCATCCTTACCAGCTGGAGGGGTTGAACTGGCTGCGGTTTTCTTGGGCTCAGGCCACTGACACTATCCTGGCTGATGAGATGGGTTTAGGCAAAACGGTTCAGACAGCTGTCTTCCTCTACTCATTGTACAAGGAG GGTCACTCCAAAGGTCCCTTCCTGGTCAGTGCTCCCCTGTCCACCATCATTAACTGGGAGAGAGAGTTTGAGATGTGGGCCCCTGACATGTACGTCGTGACCTATGTAGGGGACAAAGACAGCAGGGCTGTCATCAGAGAAAACGAGTTTTCCTTTGAGGGAAATGCCATTCGAGGTGGCAAGAAGGCATCCAAGATGAAG AAAGACTCACCGGTCAAATTCCATGTTCTGTTGACATCCTATGAGTTAATTACCATTGACCAGGCTGTGCTGGGTTCCATTGAATGGGCCTGTCTAGTTGTGGATGAAGCACACAGACTTAAGAACAACCAGTCCAAG TTCTTCAGAGTTTTGAACAACTACCCTCTGCAGCATAAGCTGCTGCTGACCGGCACCCCTCTCCAGAACAACCTGGAGGAGCTCTTCCACTTGCTGAACTTCCTCACCCCAGAGAGATTCAA caaCCTGGAAGGCTTCCTGGAGGAGTTTGCAGACATAGCTAAAGAGGACCAGATTAAGAAGCTTCATGACATGCTGGGACCACACATGCTCAGGAGGCTGAAGGCTGATGTTTTCAAACACATGCCTTCAAAGACTGAGCTCATTGTTAGAGTGGAGCTGAGCCCCATGCAGAA GAAATACTACAAGTTCATCCTGACACGTAACTTTGAGGCCCTGAACACTCGTGGAGGAGGAAACCAAGTGTCACTGCTCAATGTGGTGATGGACCTTAAAAAGTGCTGCAATCACCCGTACCTCTTCCCTGCAGCTGCTACA GAGGCACCAAAACTCCCAAATGGCATGTATGAGGGCACTGCTCTGACCAAGGCTTCAGGAAAACTGATGCTGCTTCACAAGATGATGAAGAGACTGAAGGAAGGGGGCCACAGAGTTCTGATCTTCTCTCAGATGACCAAAATGTTGGACCTGCTGGAAGACTTTCTGGAAAATGAGGGGTACAAATATGAGAGAATTGATGGAGGAGTCACTGGAAACTTGAGACAGGAGGCCATTGACCGTTTTAATG CCCCCGGAGCTCCCCAGTTTgctttcctcctctccaccaGAGCTGGTGGCTTGGGCATTAATCTCGCTTCTGCTGACACTGTCATCATTTATGACTCTGACTGGAACCCCCATAATGACATCCAG gcGTTCAGCAGAGCTCACCGTATTGGGCAGAACAGGAAAGTGATGATCTATCGGTTTGTCACCAAAGcctctgtggaggagaggatCACACAG GTGGCAAAGAAGAAGATGATGCTCACCCACCTGGTTGTGAGACCAGGTCTTGGCTCCAAGACAGGCTCTATGTCCAAACAGGAACTTGATGATATCCTAAAGTTTGGAACTGAAGAGTTGTTCAAGGATGAAGTTGGAGATG GGGACAACAAGGAGGATGACAGCAGTGTGATTCACTACGATGATCACGCAATTGACCGCTTGCTTGACAGGAACCAGGATGCCACAGAGGACACAGAGCTTCAGAGCATGAACGAATACCTCAGCTCCTTTAAAGTGGCCCAGTACGTGGTCAAAGATGAAGACGATGAG gaggaggtggaaagGGAGGTGATCAAGCAGGAAGAAAGTGTTGATCCTGACTACTGGGAGAAGTTGCTTCGACACCActatgagcagcagcaggaggatcTCGCCCGCAATCTGGGCAAAGGCAAAAGAACTCGAAAGCCAGTCAACTACATTGACGGCTCCCAGGAGGACCGAG ACTGGCAGGAGGATCAGTCGGATAACCAGTCGGATTACTCTGTGGCCTCAGAAGAGGGTGATGAGGATTTTGATGAACGGACTGAAG CTAATGCCCGCAGACCAAACCGCAAAGGGCTGAGGAATGACAGGGACAAACCTCTGCCTCCGCTGCTGGCCAGGGTTGGCGGGAACATCGAG GTGTTGGGGTTCAATGCACGGCAGAGGAAGGCCTTCCTGAATGCAGTGATGCGTTATGGGATGCCTCCACAGGATGCTTTCACCAATCAGTGGCTGGTCAGGGATCTCAGAGGGAAATCTGAGAAAGAATTCAA GGCTTATGTGTCTCTGTTCATGCGTCACCTTTGTGAGCCGGGGGCTGATGGCGCCGAGACCTTTGCAGATGGTGTCCCACGTGAAGGTCTGTCAAGGCAACATGTGCTAACTCGCATTGGTGTGATGTCCCTCATAAGGAAAAAG GTACAGGAGTTTGAGCATGTGAATGGTCAGTGGTCAATGCCCTGGAtggcagagctggaggagaaCAAAAGGGCTGCGGCTTTAGCAGCTGGTGAAGACCCTAAGACTCCCTCTACTGGAAcccctgcagacacacagcccAACACTCCCATACCAG aggaTTTGTCCAAATCAGAAGACAAGGAAGATATGAAAAAGGAGCGTGAGGAGGGCAAAGGAGGTAAAAGAGCAGAGGATCCAGAG ATTATTGAAATCCCAGATGAGTCTGAAAAATCCCCTGtggctgaaaagaaagaagGCGAGGTAGACTCCTCTGcaggaaaggaggagaaagagaaggaagcaGGAGATGGAAATGAAGGGAAGGAGAAGGAGGCTGAAGACATgagcaaagagaaagaagagaaagacaagaaTTCAGATATGGAGAAGGATACCTTTGATGGGGTCAAGGGTGAGGGTGTGGAGGGCAAGACGGAATCAGACGAGGTCAAGTCTAAAG cTGAGGATAGCAAGGACGAAAAGAGGGGCACTAGTTCACctacagaggagaagaaag AccaaaaagaggagaaggacGGCATTAAAACAGATGAGTCGGGCAAACTGCAGAATGGAGAGAACGCCAAAGATGGAGGAACACCTGCGTCTGTGGTTAACATCAGcgaagagaagaggaaagccACCAAGCAGAGGTTCATGTTCAACATTGCTGATGGAGGATTCACAG AGCTGCACTCTCTGTGGCAGAATGAAGAGCGGGCAGCTACTGTTACCAAGAAGACCTTTGAGATTTGGCACCGTCGCCATGACTACTGGCTGCTTGCTGGTATCATCCA ACACGGGTATGCCCGGTGGCAGGATGTGCAGAATGATGTGAGGTTCGCCATCCTCAATGAACCCTTCAAAGGGGAGATGAGCAGAGGAAACTTCCTGGAGATCAAGAACAAATTTCTGGCACGCAGGTTTAAG CTACTGGAGCAGGCATTGGTGATCGAGGAACAGTTGCGCAGGGCGGCCTACCTGAATATGACAGAGGATCCGGCTCATCCCTCTATGGCCCTCAACACTCGCTTCAGCGAGGTGGAGTGTCTCGCAGAGTCCCACCAGCACCTCAGCAAGGAGTCCATGTCTGGAAACAAGCCTGCCAATGCAGTGCTGCATAAAG